The Dioscorea cayenensis subsp. rotundata cultivar TDr96_F1 chromosome 21, TDr96_F1_v2_PseudoChromosome.rev07_lg8_w22 25.fasta, whole genome shotgun sequence genome includes a region encoding these proteins:
- the LOC120252532 gene encoding fatty acyl-CoA reductase 2, chloroplastic-like, with translation MGFACQSSGQVTLEKTVAQASFLVPDKRERWRPTRLMFMPVTKRNCNAVFCNANGNLSNITIQDTVDMINLMPCNGTKSNGAMVGSEEGLGIASYLKGKQFFITGATGFLGKVLIEKILRTAPDVGKIYVLIKAKSKESAIKRLKCEIINTELFRCLREMHGKNYQAFMLRKLVPVVGNVRQAELGLEPELANEISRDVDVIVNSAANTTFDERYDVALDINTLGPSRLMSFTKGFHKLKLFLQISTAYVNGQRQGNILEKPFCIGDTILSETLPPSPENPTRVLDVDGEIKLANQCLSTESCDASLMQKMKSLGLERAKMHGWQDTYVFTKAMGEMVINEKRGSIPVVVIRPSVIESTYQEPFPGWMEGNRMMDPIILHYGKGQLTGFLVDPNGVLDVVPADMVVNSMLAAMAKHGSIAEQGMHVYHIASSVTNPLIFQDLAHLIYEHFNASPCVDSKGRPILVPRMRLFGDMNDFSSYILEDAMWRSRRASVPYEKLSQKLQNLCMKSVDQAKYLASIYKPYTFYGGRFDNTNTQELMQEMSEEERRKFGFDVGAIDWKDYISNVHIPGLRRHVMKGRGVPTGSQLVATAL, from the exons ATGGGTTTTGCATGCCAAAGCTCCGGTCAGGTTACACTTGAGAAGACGGTGGCCCAGGCGAGCTTTTTGGTCCCAGATAAGCGTGAACGATGGCGTCCAACAAGGCTGATGTTCATGCCAGTGACCAAGCGAAATTGTAATGCTGTTTTCTGCAATGCAAATGGGAATTTGAGCAATATCACCATCCAAGATACTGTAGATATGATTAACTTGATGCCATGCAATGGAACAAAAAGTAATGGTGCTATGGTTGGCAGTGAGGAAGGACTTGGTATTGCTTCATATCTCAAAGGGAAACAATTTTTCATCACTGGTGCTACTGGTTTCCTCGGAAAAG ttcttattGAGAAAATTTTGAGGACAGCACCAGATGTGGGAAAGATATATGTTCTTATCAAGGCCAAAAGCAAGGAGAGTGCAATTAAGAGATTGAAGTGTGAA ATAATAAATACAGAACTCTTCAGATGCTTGAGAGAAATGCATGGGAAGAATTACCAGGCTTTCATGCTAAGAAAACTAGTTCCAGTCGTCGGGAATGTCAGGCAGGCTGAACTAGGACTTGAACCTGAGCTAGCCAATGAGATCTCAAGGGATGTGGATGTCATTGTGAACTCAGCTGCAAATACTACTTTTGATGAGAG GTACGATGTTGCGTTAGATATAAACACTTTAGGACCTTCTAGACTCATGAGTTTCACAAAGGGCTTTCATAAGCTTAAGCTTTTCTTGCAAATATCAACAG CTTATGTGAATGGTCAAAGACAAGGAAACATACTCGAAAAGCCCTTTTGCATAGGCGACACTATATTATCTGAGACACTTCCTCCATCTCCAGAAAATCCAACTAGAGTGCTGGATGTTGATGGTGAGATTAAGTTAGCTAATCAATGTCTAAGCACAGAATCATGTGATGCTTCCCTCATGCAGAAGATGAAAAGCTTGGGTTTAGAGAG AGCAAAAATGCATGGATGGCAAGATACTTATGTGTTCACAAAAGCCATGGGAGAAATGGTGATAAATGAAAAGAGGGGGAGCATACCAGTTGTTGTTATTAGGCCTAGTGTCATTGAGAGTACATACCAAGAGCCGTTCCCTGGTTGGATGGAAGGGAACAG GATGATGGATCCAATTATTCTGCACTATGGCAAAGGGCAGCTCACTGGTTTCCTTGTTGATCCCAATGGAGTCCTTGATGTT GTACCTGCTGACATGGTTGTGAATTCAATGCTGGCTGCAATGGCGAAGCATGGATCCATTGCTGAACAAGGAATGCATGTATACCACATTGCATCATCTGTCACAAATCCTTTGATATTCCAAGACTTGGCTCATCTTATCTACGAGCATTTCAATGCTTCTCCTTGTGTGGATTCAAAGGGGAGGCCAATCCTTGTTCCGAGAATGAGACTTTTTGGCGACATGAATGATTTCTCCTCATACATTTTGGAAGATGCTATGTGGAGGAGCAGGCGCGCTTCAGTCCCGTACGAGAAGCTATCGCAGAAACTCCAGAACTTATGCATGAAATCTGTAGATCAAGCCAAATATTTGGCTAGCATATACAAACCCTATACCTTCTATGGTGGAAG gTTTGACAACACAAACACCCAAGAATTGATGCAAGAGATGTCTGAAGAAGAAAGGCGGAAATTTGGGTTTGATGTGGGAGCCATTGATTGGAAGGACTACATATCTAATGTTCATATTCCTGGTCTGAGGAGACATGTTATGAAGGGAAGAGGCGTGCCTACTGGTTCACAACTTGTAGCTACTGCACTCTGA